One region of Methanomassiliicoccus luminyensis B10 genomic DNA includes:
- a CDS encoding TldD/PmbA family protein yields MEDVLEKAVERMRDLGAGFCDARFQDSSGLSIRMSDREVRTLADSRLAGVCLRARVGGSWGYASAVRTDRRTLLQLAEEAVASARSGTSPGKGIPEQLARTGTYQAKARIPPSSVPVEEKLALVRDLDKAQRTSPKIINTNSTYLEGARTTVLVNSFGSRLRWEDSRIRLMAMSIASDGGRKEMYWNFTDGTGGMELLRQCDVNEMGSSAAKEAIVQLGAVKPPSGEVTCITDPVVSGLLAHEVMGHASEGDEIVKRRSFLTDMVGNEVANEQITMVDDGTVEGAYGTLRFDDEGTPSSRTLIIEDGVYHGYMHSLETAAEMGVPPTGNGRAQDFGRRMWVRMTNTFFEAGEWTLEEMIEDVKFGVVTDKMVNGMEDPVGGGFEAKSLRGFLIENGEVTRPVRSMTLTGKALDILRTTDAVGDRTQLDAGTCGKGNEDFVPVSSGGPYCRSRITVGGD; encoded by the coding sequence ATGGAGGACGTGCTGGAGAAGGCGGTGGAGAGGATGCGCGACCTGGGGGCGGGGTTCTGCGATGCCCGGTTCCAGGACAGTTCCGGCCTGTCGATAAGGATGTCAGATCGGGAGGTCCGCACCCTGGCGGACAGCCGGCTGGCCGGCGTATGCCTCCGGGCCCGCGTGGGCGGTTCCTGGGGCTACGCCTCCGCGGTGAGGACGGACCGGAGGACGCTCCTTCAATTGGCGGAAGAAGCCGTCGCATCGGCCCGCTCCGGCACCAGCCCGGGAAAGGGGATACCGGAGCAGCTGGCCAGGACCGGGACGTACCAGGCCAAGGCGCGCATCCCCCCGTCCTCGGTGCCGGTGGAAGAGAAGCTCGCTCTCGTCAGGGACCTGGACAAGGCGCAGAGGACCTCGCCTAAGATCATCAACACCAACTCCACCTATCTCGAGGGGGCCAGGACCACCGTGCTGGTCAACTCCTTCGGCTCCCGGCTGAGATGGGAGGACTCCCGCATCCGCCTGATGGCGATGAGCATCGCCTCCGACGGCGGGCGCAAGGAGATGTACTGGAACTTCACCGACGGTACTGGGGGAATGGAGCTGCTCCGGCAGTGCGACGTCAATGAGATGGGCTCCTCCGCGGCCAAGGAGGCCATCGTGCAGCTCGGGGCCGTCAAGCCTCCGTCGGGAGAGGTCACCTGCATCACCGACCCCGTGGTGTCAGGGCTTCTCGCCCATGAGGTCATGGGCCATGCCTCGGAAGGGGACGAGATCGTGAAACGCCGCTCGTTCCTCACCGACATGGTGGGAAATGAAGTGGCGAACGAGCAGATCACCATGGTCGACGACGGGACCGTGGAGGGCGCCTACGGCACCCTGCGGTTCGATGACGAGGGCACCCCGTCATCGCGTACGCTCATCATCGAGGACGGGGTCTACCACGGCTACATGCATTCTCTGGAGACCGCCGCCGAGATGGGGGTCCCTCCCACCGGGAACGGCCGCGCCCAGGATTTCGGACGGAGGATGTGGGTGCGCATGACCAACACCTTCTTCGAGGCCGGGGAATGGACGCTGGAGGAGATGATCGAGGATGTGAAGTTCGGCGTCGTCACCGACAAGATGGTCAACGGCATGGAGGACCCCGTGGGCGGGGGCTTCGAAGCGAAGTCGCTGCGCGGTTTCCTTATCGAGAACGGCGAGGTGACCAGGCCGGTGCGCTCCATGACGCTGACGGGAAAGGCGCTGGACATACTGAGGACCACCGATGCAGTGGGGGACAGGACCCAGCTCGACGCCGGCACCTGCGGCAAGGGCAACGAGGATTTCGTGCCGGTCTCGTCAGGAGGACCGTACTGCCGCTCCCGCATCACAGTAGGGGGCGATTGA
- the mvaD gene encoding diphosphomevalonate decarboxylase codes for MKASAAAHPIQGLIKYHGLRDEGLRLPFHDSISVCTAPMHTHTTVEFGHEHDHATIDRVQASERDMERIRDVIDPLREEAGERSGMRMVSLNDFPSNIGLGASASGFAALTVAAAAALGLELSLEELSRYARRGAGSASRAVTGGFSRWYAGTGDRDSISKEVPHPGDMDLAMLVALVPAHKFTELAHKDVLSSPFFKARLEYVPTVLDRMEDAVRRGDVDEMGRLAETDTLLLHGITMTGADEMVLWRPETVKVILEVKAMRQEGVRCYFSIDTGATVYINAHAADVDLIRGRIEGLGIRTMTCSVGGPARVEAQHLF; via the coding sequence ATGAAAGCTTCCGCCGCCGCCCACCCCATCCAGGGATTGATCAAGTACCACGGCCTCAGGGACGAGGGGCTCAGGCTCCCGTTCCACGATTCCATTTCTGTCTGTACCGCCCCCATGCACACCCATACCACCGTGGAGTTCGGTCATGAGCACGACCACGCCACCATCGACCGGGTACAGGCCTCGGAGCGGGACATGGAGCGCATCCGGGACGTCATCGACCCTCTGCGCGAGGAGGCCGGCGAGCGCTCCGGGATGAGGATGGTGTCGCTGAACGATTTTCCGTCCAACATCGGGCTGGGGGCATCGGCCTCGGGCTTCGCCGCGCTGACCGTCGCTGCCGCTGCCGCGCTTGGTCTTGAGCTATCGCTCGAGGAGCTATCCCGCTATGCCCGCCGGGGAGCGGGCTCGGCGTCCCGCGCCGTGACCGGAGGGTTCTCCCGGTGGTACGCGGGGACGGGGGACCGGGACTCCATATCCAAGGAGGTCCCCCATCCCGGGGACATGGACCTCGCCATGCTGGTGGCGCTGGTCCCGGCGCACAAGTTCACCGAGCTGGCGCACAAGGACGTCCTCAGCTCCCCGTTCTTCAAGGCCCGGCTGGAGTACGTGCCGACGGTCCTGGACAGGATGGAGGATGCCGTCCGCAGGGGGGACGTGGACGAGATGGGCAGGCTGGCCGAAACGGACACCTTGCTCCTGCACGGCATCACCATGACCGGGGCGGACGAGATGGTGCTGTGGCGCCCGGAGACGGTGAAGGTGATCCTCGAGGTCAAGGCGATGCGGCAGGAAGGGGTGAGGTGCTACTTCTCCATCGATACCGGGGCGACGGTCTACATCAACGCCCACGCCGCCGACGTGGACCTGATCCGGGGGAGGATCGAAGGCTTGGGCATCAGGACCATGACCTGCTCGGTGGGCGGCCCCGCCAGGGTTGAGGCGCAGCACCTGTTCTGA
- the nadX gene encoding aspartate dehydrogenase: protein MRILIIGTGSIGSVLAKAVHDMPEVDRVYVTDQSRDYAVHLIESLEKAQYVDHTNGQLAKVLGEVDLAVEAATQEAAKKYVPFVLENGADIMVMSVGAFSDDAFREKCFTLAKKHRSRIYVPSGAICGTDGLHSAAAAGISEVRLITRKGPKGLRGAPGLAMRGIDVDSLTEPAVVFEGNARDASSQFPKNLNVAATISLLGVGFDETKVTIICDPTAEKNSHTLIVKGDFGELRCETQNLPSPKNPATSYLAALSAVAAIKRILGNVWIGV, encoded by the coding sequence ATGCGCATATTGATCATCGGCACCGGGTCCATCGGCTCGGTGCTGGCCAAGGCTGTGCATGATATGCCAGAGGTCGACAGGGTCTACGTCACCGACCAGAGCAGGGACTACGCGGTCCACCTGATCGAGTCGCTGGAGAAGGCGCAGTACGTGGACCACACCAACGGGCAGCTCGCGAAGGTCCTGGGAGAGGTGGACCTGGCGGTAGAGGCCGCCACCCAAGAGGCGGCCAAGAAGTACGTGCCGTTCGTACTGGAGAACGGCGCGGACATCATGGTCATGAGCGTGGGGGCGTTCTCGGACGACGCCTTCAGGGAGAAATGTTTCACCCTGGCCAAGAAGCACCGCTCCAGGATCTACGTCCCCTCCGGCGCCATCTGCGGCACCGACGGCCTGCACTCCGCTGCGGCGGCGGGCATCAGCGAGGTGCGCCTGATCACCCGCAAGGGGCCCAAAGGCCTTCGCGGCGCTCCCGGCCTCGCGATGCGGGGCATCGACGTCGACTCGCTGACCGAACCGGCAGTGGTGTTCGAGGGCAACGCCCGCGACGCCTCGTCCCAGTTCCCCAAGAACCTCAACGTGGCGGCGACCATCTCGCTCCTCGGGGTCGGCTTCGATGAGACCAAGGTCACCATCATCTGCGATCCCACCGCGGAGAAGAACTCCCACACCCTGATAGTGAAGGGCGACTTCGGTGAGCTCCGGTGCGAGACGCAGAACCTGCCGTCGCCGAAGAACCCCGCCACCAGCTACCTGGCCGCGCTGTCGGCGGTGGCGGCGATAAAGCGCATCCTAGGCAACGTGTGGATCGGCGTCTGA
- a CDS encoding PAS domain-containing sensor histidine kinase, giving the protein MREAGPLRDDKASLDDVTALLRALSSGRLDDSKALLDRLKGWAPDDGGSRELAGSAVALAEQMVLTFDFLNALSEGRLDQDPPRNVPMMGPCKQLHANLRHLLWNLDRIAAGDYSQEVAYLGDFTDAYAGLTASLRQKQELEARLGESERLFRTTVTVSPNLMAITDLEGRIEFISDAGVRFIGWPENALLGQDILRFVVPEQRDHARALIARVISGEELGEHELQAIDGLGHRMRVEVAAGLVRDRSGDPEKIFLIVRDVTWKKELEEELRRSEERYRTLVEAVTTPIFILAPDTQVLYMNEMARRFLSLREGEEPGKFIDYMDESFFPALTKTALDPGKDMEVSEVLLRDAAGRRVWGYLSLREFEYDGSKALLVSCSDITERKKVEEQLALASHKLVLFGSLTRHDVLNLVTVLSGNLQLAQAHSSDDATKRYLERAEQALEGINRQMDLTREYQRLGTVEPEWIEVRAIRNELEGMELGGAALSLDLPDDEILADPLFISCVRNMVENSIKHGGTVREITVQGREGDNGLVISVQDDGKGIPAHDKEKVFEWNYQGRSGHGLHFIREVLNITGMSIRETGQEGTGARFEIVVPPGSYRKRSCPGKWKRTE; this is encoded by the coding sequence GTGAGGGAGGCCGGGCCTCTGAGAGATGACAAGGCAAGCCTAGATGACGTCACCGCCCTCTTGCGGGCCCTCAGCTCAGGCCGCCTTGACGATAGCAAAGCCCTCCTGGACCGGCTAAAGGGCTGGGCGCCCGATGACGGGGGCTCCAGGGAGCTGGCCGGGTCGGCGGTCGCCCTGGCCGAACAGATGGTCCTGACGTTCGATTTCCTGAACGCTCTGTCCGAGGGAAGATTGGACCAGGACCCTCCCAGGAACGTCCCGATGATGGGGCCGTGCAAGCAGCTCCACGCGAACCTGCGCCACCTGTTGTGGAACCTGGACCGCATCGCCGCGGGAGATTACTCCCAGGAGGTCGCGTACCTGGGCGATTTCACCGACGCCTACGCCGGCCTCACCGCCTCCCTGCGCCAGAAGCAGGAGCTAGAGGCCAGGCTGGGGGAGTCCGAGAGGCTGTTCCGGACCACCGTGACCGTATCGCCGAACCTAATGGCCATAACGGACCTCGAGGGAAGGATCGAGTTCATCTCCGACGCGGGGGTGAGGTTCATCGGCTGGCCCGAGAACGCCCTTCTGGGGCAGGACATCCTGCGCTTCGTGGTCCCCGAGCAGCGCGACCATGCCCGGGCGCTGATCGCCCGGGTGATCAGCGGGGAAGAGCTGGGGGAGCATGAGCTTCAGGCGATCGACGGTCTCGGCCATAGGATGAGGGTGGAGGTCGCCGCGGGCCTGGTGCGGGACCGGTCCGGCGACCCGGAGAAGATATTCCTGATAGTCAGGGACGTCACCTGGAAGAAGGAGCTGGAGGAGGAGCTCAGGCGGAGCGAGGAGAGGTACCGGACCTTGGTGGAAGCGGTCACCACTCCCATCTTCATCCTGGCGCCCGACACCCAGGTGCTGTACATGAACGAGATGGCCCGGCGGTTCCTTTCGCTGAGGGAGGGGGAGGAACCGGGCAAGTTCATCGATTATATGGACGAATCCTTCTTCCCCGCGCTCACCAAGACCGCTCTGGACCCCGGGAAAGATATGGAGGTGAGCGAGGTCCTGCTCCGGGACGCCGCCGGCCGCCGGGTCTGGGGCTATCTTTCGTTGAGGGAGTTCGAGTACGACGGCTCCAAAGCGCTGCTGGTCTCCTGCTCCGATATCACCGAGAGGAAGAAGGTAGAGGAGCAGTTGGCCCTGGCATCCCACAAGCTGGTGCTGTTCGGCAGCCTCACCCGGCACGACGTCCTGAACCTCGTCACGGTGCTTTCGGGCAACCTCCAGCTGGCCCAGGCCCACAGTTCGGATGACGCGACCAAGAGGTACTTAGAGAGGGCGGAGCAGGCCCTGGAGGGGATAAATCGGCAGATGGATCTCACCCGCGAGTACCAGCGCCTCGGGACCGTGGAGCCGGAGTGGATCGAGGTCCGGGCCATCCGCAATGAGCTGGAGGGCATGGAGCTGGGAGGGGCCGCGCTGTCGCTGGACCTTCCTGATGACGAGATACTGGCCGACCCTCTGTTCATCAGCTGTGTCAGGAACATGGTGGAGAACTCCATCAAGCACGGGGGAACCGTGCGCGAGATCACGGTGCAGGGGCGGGAGGGCGATAACGGGCTGGTAATATCGGTGCAGGACGACGGGAAAGGCATCCCCGCTCATGACAAGGAGAAGGTGTTCGAATGGAACTACCAGGGGCGCTCGGGGCACGGCCTGCATTTCATCCGCGAGGTGCTGAACATCACCGGGATGTCAATAAGGGAAACGGGCCAGGAAGGAACAGGGGCCCGCTTCGAGATAGTGGTTCCCCCGGGGTCGTACCGCAAGAGGTCCTGCCCCGGGAAATGGAAAAGAACGGAATGA
- a CDS encoding aminopeptidase P family protein, giving the protein MKERVLRIFSNLAEPVDAILLMNDQEPMADAGFFYAAGVESGLFEECPAILWPDGRVQLLTSRLEETSARASSADIQVFFSSAEREALLQEALKGVKRLGINGPGITCRGMRAVEKAVPEARFVDVEQAIGRARMIKDRKEVENIREACRIASRVADQIPDFLRLGMPEYEAAAEIGYRMQKMGASSVSFDTIAAFGPGSAEPHYVPGDRRLEAGDPALFDFGCKYRRYCSDITRTFLAAYQEKQARRMYEVVLEAQRRAIGAVRAGVAGSDVDAAARSYIDSTEFKGRLIHSTGHGLGLNVHDGGRLAPNIDLVLEENMIMTVEPGVYLPGVGGVRIEDDVRVTKDGCEVLTSAKRELRVI; this is encoded by the coding sequence ATGAAAGAAAGGGTCTTGCGCATCTTCTCGAACCTCGCCGAGCCGGTGGACGCTATTCTGCTGATGAACGACCAGGAGCCTATGGCCGACGCGGGGTTCTTCTACGCCGCCGGTGTCGAGTCAGGATTGTTCGAAGAGTGTCCGGCCATCCTGTGGCCGGACGGCAGGGTTCAGCTCCTCACCTCCCGGTTGGAAGAGACCTCGGCGAGGGCCTCGTCGGCGGACATCCAGGTGTTCTTCTCCTCGGCCGAACGGGAGGCGCTTCTCCAGGAGGCGCTGAAGGGTGTCAAGAGACTTGGCATCAACGGGCCGGGGATCACCTGCCGCGGGATGAGGGCGGTGGAGAAGGCCGTCCCCGAGGCGAGGTTCGTGGATGTCGAGCAGGCCATCGGCAGGGCCCGGATGATCAAGGACCGCAAGGAGGTGGAGAACATCCGGGAGGCCTGCCGCATCGCGTCGAGGGTGGCGGACCAGATCCCCGACTTCCTCCGGCTCGGCATGCCCGAGTACGAGGCCGCCGCCGAGATCGGGTACCGCATGCAGAAGATGGGGGCGTCGTCCGTCTCCTTCGATACCATCGCCGCGTTCGGTCCCGGGTCCGCGGAGCCGCACTATGTGCCCGGGGACCGCAGGCTGGAGGCCGGGGACCCGGCGCTGTTCGACTTCGGGTGCAAGTACCGCCGGTACTGCTCGGACATCACCCGGACCTTCCTCGCCGCTTACCAGGAGAAGCAGGCCAGGCGCATGTACGAGGTGGTGCTGGAAGCGCAGAGGAGAGCGATCGGAGCGGTGCGCGCCGGCGTGGCCGGCTCTGATGTCGACGCCGCCGCGCGGTCGTACATAGATTCCACCGAGTTCAAGGGGAGGCTCATCCACTCCACCGGCCACGGCCTTGGCCTCAACGTCCACGACGGCGGGAGGCTGGCGCCCAACATCGACCTGGTGCTGGAGGAGAACATGATCATGACGGTGGAGCCGGGAGTGTACTTGCCGGGTGTGGGAGGCGTCAGGATCGAGGATGATGTCAGGGTGACAAAGGACGGATGCGAGGTGCTGACCTCGGCGAAGAGGGAGCTGCGGGTGATCTGA
- a CDS encoding archease: MRYERLEHTADVMVKAHGSTLKECFENAAYAMTDTMLDASRVEARDSTIIEAEGDTMEDLLYSFLSEELFIFDARRLALVEFEVELGDKKLRCRARGEPFDPAKHEPKTEIKAVTYHMLEVDVTEPSVTVLFDV, from the coding sequence ATGAGGTACGAGAGGCTCGAGCACACCGCCGACGTCATGGTGAAGGCCCACGGCTCCACCCTGAAGGAGTGCTTCGAGAACGCCGCGTACGCGATGACGGATACCATGCTGGACGCTTCCAGGGTCGAGGCGAGGGATAGTACGATCATCGAGGCCGAGGGCGACACCATGGAGGACCTCCTGTACAGCTTCTTGTCCGAGGAACTGTTCATCTTCGACGCCAGGCGCCTCGCGCTGGTGGAGTTCGAGGTCGAGCTCGGCGACAAAAAGCTCCGGTGCCGGGCGAGGGGGGAGCCCTTCGACCCTGCCAAGCACGAGCCGAAAACAGAGATAAAGGCGGTGACCTATCATATGTTGGAGGTCGACGTGACCGAGCCGTCGGTCACCGTCCTATTTGATGTATGA
- a CDS encoding TldD/PmbA family protein, whose product MDLRELAEAALKEAGRSGASQAEVFASVARTVSVYVDDGRIKNAEEKSDQGIAVRALKGRKIAQASSTCISAEEAERCARAASRLADLTPASRAYDSLPHPLSSAAGVNNLDPRVVDLQAGELNEIAMEVAAAASDRGVKVPKGMVRAGSVTTLVLNSNGVDIAHDNTLVYSEFGSMADGPSPGEGVKNFTSPRLSDLDPTKLGAELAEQAKAARDAKALKGSSRLPVLICPGELGEMFDLSVGTAASGESVNKKRSPWTGMEGKEVSSRSVTVLDDPTDPRAVLSAPYDDEGVPASPKKIIEDGVLRTFLYDSYNAAVAGKRPSGNGVRRSAVNSQYQFQFPLTAGHLNLVVEPGARSRDEMIASLDEGAVVEKFAHPDVNGISGAFALEVRLGHLVKNGSVVSHFKHALLVGNMYEALRNVLEIGNDPEAVGSVIVPSMVFDGLELVGAPSISPHPFRYGSSP is encoded by the coding sequence ATGGACCTCCGGGAGCTGGCGGAGGCAGCCTTGAAGGAGGCCGGGAGGAGCGGGGCGTCGCAGGCCGAGGTCTTCGCCTCCGTGGCGCGGACCGTGAGCGTGTACGTCGACGACGGCCGCATCAAGAACGCCGAGGAAAAGAGCGACCAGGGGATCGCGGTGAGGGCGCTGAAGGGACGGAAGATCGCGCAGGCCTCCTCGACCTGCATATCGGCGGAGGAAGCGGAGCGGTGCGCCCGAGCGGCATCCCGCCTCGCCGACCTCACCCCCGCCTCGCGCGCCTATGATTCGCTGCCGCACCCCTTATCGTCAGCAGCGGGCGTGAACAATCTCGACCCCAGGGTAGTGGACCTCCAGGCCGGGGAGCTGAACGAGATCGCCATGGAAGTGGCCGCCGCGGCGTCGGACCGCGGGGTCAAGGTGCCCAAAGGCATGGTCCGCGCGGGAAGCGTGACCACCTTGGTCCTCAACTCCAACGGGGTGGACATCGCCCACGACAACACCCTGGTGTACTCGGAGTTCGGCTCCATGGCCGACGGCCCGTCCCCGGGCGAGGGGGTCAAGAACTTCACCTCGCCCCGCCTGTCCGACCTCGACCCTACGAAGCTCGGCGCCGAGCTGGCGGAGCAGGCCAAGGCGGCAAGGGACGCCAAGGCCCTGAAAGGTTCATCGAGGCTGCCGGTGCTGATATGCCCCGGCGAGCTGGGAGAGATGTTCGACCTCTCCGTGGGCACGGCCGCCAGCGGCGAGAGCGTGAACAAGAAGCGCTCTCCGTGGACCGGGATGGAGGGAAAGGAGGTGTCGTCGAGGAGCGTCACCGTGCTCGATGACCCCACTGACCCGAGGGCAGTGCTCTCCGCGCCGTACGACGACGAGGGGGTGCCCGCCTCGCCGAAGAAGATCATCGAGGACGGGGTCCTGAGGACCTTCCTGTACGACAGCTACAACGCCGCGGTGGCCGGGAAGAGGCCGTCCGGCAACGGGGTGAGGCGGAGCGCGGTGAACTCGCAGTACCAGTTCCAGTTCCCGCTGACCGCGGGGCACTTAAACCTGGTGGTGGAGCCCGGCGCGAGGTCCCGGGACGAGATGATCGCTTCGCTCGACGAGGGGGCGGTGGTGGAGAAGTTCGCCCATCCCGACGTCAACGGCATCTCCGGCGCGTTCGCGCTGGAGGTGAGGCTGGGGCACCTGGTCAAGAACGGCTCCGTCGTCTCGCACTTCAAGCACGCCCTGCTGGTGGGCAACATGTACGAGGCGCTGAGGAATGTGCTGGAGATAGGGAACGACCCCGAAGCGGTCGGGTCGGTCATCGTGCCCTCGATGGTGTTCGACGGCCTGGAGCTGGTGGGGGCTCCTTCGATCAGTCCACATCCTTTCAGATATGGCAGCTCACCATGA
- a CDS encoding cyclophilin-like fold protein has product MSRSILLLIGDLDFEVELNDTDTANAIWLAAPFDARTNAWGEEIYFEIPVDVTRLENGRKVLEPGEVAYWPTGRALCVFYGPTPASKDGAPEAISDVTPVGRLLGDPRRFEAVGDRMKVMVRRP; this is encoded by the coding sequence ATGTCCCGCAGCATCCTTCTCCTCATCGGCGACCTCGACTTCGAGGTGGAGCTGAACGATACCGACACCGCGAACGCCATCTGGCTGGCGGCGCCGTTCGATGCCCGCACCAACGCCTGGGGCGAGGAGATCTACTTCGAGATACCGGTGGACGTCACCAGGCTGGAGAACGGCAGGAAGGTCCTGGAGCCGGGAGAGGTGGCGTACTGGCCCACCGGCCGGGCCCTGTGCGTTTTCTACGGCCCCACCCCGGCGAGCAAGGACGGCGCCCCCGAGGCCATATCGGACGTGACACCGGTGGGCAGGCTGCTCGGCGACCCCCGCCGCTTCGAGGCGGTAGGGGACCGCATGAAGGTGATGGTCAGGAGGCCGTGA
- a CDS encoding V4R domain-containing protein, with the protein MSESSKGITWVNLGDLGVGRPNMGTGTDVMVYRLFQFSVRHVLEDRLGIERTEELMREAGEVAGRAFAASQLDKDKPFFEYVADLQRKLADLKVGILRIEKADLEKLEFVLTVSEDLDCSGLPITGKPVCTFDEGFIAAIAEHYLGRKLSVREVDCWATGAKTCRFEVKAVGQ; encoded by the coding sequence ATGTCCGAGAGTTCCAAGGGAATCACCTGGGTGAACCTGGGAGACCTGGGGGTCGGGCGTCCCAATATGGGCACCGGGACCGATGTGATGGTGTACCGCCTGTTCCAATTCTCGGTCCGCCACGTCCTGGAGGACCGTTTGGGCATCGAGCGCACCGAGGAGCTGATGAGGGAGGCCGGGGAGGTCGCCGGGAGGGCCTTCGCCGCCAGCCAGCTGGACAAGGACAAGCCGTTCTTCGAGTACGTTGCCGACCTGCAGAGGAAGCTGGCAGATCTGAAGGTGGGGATACTCCGGATAGAGAAAGCGGACCTGGAGAAGCTCGAGTTCGTTCTGACCGTCTCGGAGGACCTGGACTGCTCGGGCCTGCCCATCACCGGAAAACCGGTGTGCACCTTCGACGAGGGCTTCATCGCGGCGATAGCGGAGCACTACCTGGGCAGGAAGTTATCGGTCAGAGAGGTGGACTGCTGGGCCACCGGGGCCAAGACCTGCCGCTTCGAGGTCAAGGCAGTCGGGCAGTGA
- a CDS encoding MFS transporter — protein MAARVRADKDRAMGFRWQHYHTVWLWLFLAWMFCYIDRSLTGPVVSWMIGHNVAFLSDAPMPHALGGLIDGMFFAGYMLTQFPAGYLGDKYGRKVMIVLSTALASITTLITGLARSLVAFVAARVLTGLVEGAYYSNDRALLTSVTPERVRGLAQGVIFAGLAVGLTVATVATPVMLDAFASWWGAESSWFLPFIIFAVPTALVALGVWKFVRDPHGGSGYLRPLSRLLAICAVFLAAIMAAFYLTLDLRLGDVAQAAVVLAVAGVLIAVIYVFLGAKSSAVLKDRNLVLMYVSAIPILYTLWFFGFWALLLVSESASLGISGAALYAGFFGVANVAGYPLGGRIYDRARARGGARTRPYVLLCSAVAALVLLLGAYLHLGGADRLVLGVLIFAIGVPFAAMQTVHMTLTADLAPLGSMGQAFGMWNLVAEIGALLSPVVSGALRDLTGGWAAPAVLNGALLLISAALVRSVRRKNN, from the coding sequence TTGGCAGCACGCGTCAGGGCCGACAAGGACAGGGCGATGGGGTTCCGCTGGCAGCACTACCACACCGTATGGCTGTGGCTGTTCCTGGCCTGGATGTTCTGCTACATCGACCGCAGCCTCACCGGGCCGGTGGTCTCCTGGATGATCGGGCACAACGTCGCCTTCCTTTCCGACGCCCCCATGCCCCACGCGCTGGGCGGCCTCATCGACGGCATGTTCTTCGCCGGGTACATGCTCACCCAGTTCCCCGCGGGGTACCTGGGCGACAAATATGGCCGCAAGGTCATGATCGTCCTGAGCACGGCGCTGGCCTCGATCACCACGCTCATCACTGGACTCGCCCGCTCGCTGGTCGCCTTCGTAGCCGCCAGGGTGCTCACCGGCCTGGTGGAAGGCGCCTACTATTCCAACGACCGCGCCCTCCTCACTTCGGTGACCCCGGAGCGGGTCCGGGGGCTGGCCCAGGGAGTGATCTTTGCCGGGCTGGCCGTCGGCCTGACCGTCGCTACGGTAGCCACGCCGGTCATGCTGGACGCCTTCGCATCATGGTGGGGCGCGGAGAGTTCGTGGTTCCTGCCGTTCATCATATTCGCCGTTCCGACCGCCCTGGTCGCCCTGGGGGTGTGGAAATTCGTCAGGGACCCCCACGGAGGCTCCGGGTACCTAAGACCGCTCTCTCGCCTCCTGGCCATCTGCGCGGTGTTCCTGGCCGCCATCATGGCCGCGTTCTATCTGACCCTCGACCTCCGGCTCGGCGATGTTGCCCAGGCAGCCGTCGTCCTCGCCGTGGCCGGCGTGCTCATCGCTGTCATCTACGTTTTCCTGGGCGCGAAGAGCTCGGCGGTGCTGAAGGACCGCAACCTGGTGCTGATGTACGTATCGGCAATCCCGATCCTGTACACGCTGTGGTTCTTCGGGTTCTGGGCCCTGCTCCTGGTGTCCGAGTCCGCGAGCTTGGGCATCTCCGGAGCGGCCCTGTACGCCGGCTTCTTCGGCGTCGCCAACGTGGCTGGCTATCCCCTGGGCGGGAGGATCTACGATCGCGCCAGGGCGCGAGGGGGCGCCAGGACACGGCCGTACGTGCTCCTGTGCTCGGCGGTCGCCGCGCTGGTCCTCCTGCTGGGCGCGTACCTGCACCTGGGAGGCGCCGACCGCCTCGTCCTCGGGGTGCTGATATTTGCCATCGGGGTGCCGTTCGCAGCCATGCAGACGGTGCACATGACCCTCACCGCGGACCTGGCCCCCCTCGGCTCAATGGGACAGGCGTTCGGCATGTGGAACCTGGTGGCGGAGATCGGCGCGCTCCTCTCGCCGGTGGTGTCGGGAGCGCTGCGCGACCTCACCGGGGGATGGGCCGCCCCCGCCGTGCTCAACGGGGCCCTGCTGCTGATCAGCGCGGCGCTGGTGCGGTCGGTCCGGAGGAAAAATAATTAA